The Mesorhizobium sp. M3A.F.Ca.ET.080.04.2.1 genome contains the following window.
CCGCCAACCCGCGGGCGGCGCCACCCCGCTTTCCAAGGGCGGCACCGGTTATGCCGGGCTGGTCGAATGGCTCAAGCTCACCAACGGACAAGCGCCACCCATGGCGCGCGGCGAGAAGGATTTGGAGTCGCCCCTGGCATCCACCTTCCTGCTTGTCGTCACCATCGCGCCGGACAGCGACCCGGCAGCGCTGCAGCGCATCCTGAAACTCCGCTCGGGCAAGGACACGCTGTTCGTGCTGCCCAAATGGCAGACCATGCCGCTGCAGGGCGACGAAGGCTGGGAGATGAAGATCGAACGGCTGCCGACCACCATGGTCAACGACTGGCTCGGCCGCATCGCCAAGGCAAAGCTCGGCGAAGGCAAGCCGATAGCCGGGCAGATCGATATCGAAGGCCGCAAGATCGCTGTGCCCGACGAGCTGCAATGGGTAGCCGACGATCATCCTCTGATTGCGGCGGGCGATGGTAAGGCCATCCTTACCGAGCTCGACGAGGAGCCCTTTTACATTCTCACCGATCCGGATCTGATCAACAACGCGGCACTGAAGGATGAGCGGAAGGCGGCGGCAGCGCTCGACATGATCGGCATGCTGGAACCCGCCAGGGGCGCTGTCATGTTCGACCTGACGCTGCATGGCATTGGCCAGACCTACGATCTCGCCAAGCTCCTGGTCGAGCCGCCCTTCCTGGCGCTGACGCTGTCGGTGCTGGTGGCCGCCGCCCTTGCCTTCCTGCATGGACTCGGCCGGTTCGGACCGCCGCGCGCCGAGGGGCGCGCCATTGCATTCGGCAAGCGGGCGCTGGTCGACACAACGGCAATGCTGCTGAAGCGTGCCGGGCGGCTGCAGGGTTTGGGCGACCGCTATGCGTCGCTGATGCGGCAGCGCGCGGCTGCGCTTCTCGGCGCGCCATATGGATTGCAGGGCGATGCCCTCGACCGCTGGCTCGATTCCCGCGACAGGCAAGAAACGCAGGGCTTCAGCTCGCGCTTCAAGGCCGCGAACGATTCCAACAGTTTGACCGGAATGCATGAAGCAGCGGAAAAGCTGCATGACTGGACGGCAAGGAGGCTTGGTGAA
Protein-coding sequences here:
- a CDS encoding DUF4350 domain-containing protein, with translation MTDTAQEPFSRRTLFWGIFASLLAAAGFFLLSTYAPDFRQPAGGATPLSKGGTGYAGLVEWLKLTNGQAPPMARGEKDLESPLASTFLLVVTIAPDSDPAALQRILKLRSGKDTLFVLPKWQTMPLQGDEGWEMKIERLPTTMVNDWLGRIAKAKLGEGKPIAGQIDIEGRKIAVPDELQWVADDHPLIAAGDGKAILTELDEEPFYILTDPDLINNAALKDERKAAAALDMIGMLEPARGAVMFDLTLHGIGQTYDLAKLLVEPPFLALTLSVLVAAALAFLHGLGRFGPPRAEGRAIAFGKRALVDTTAMLLKRAGRLQGLGDRYASLMRQRAAALLGAPYGLQGDALDRWLDSRDRQETQGFSSRFKAANDSNSLTGMHEAAEKLHDWTARRLGERR